In Spirosoma aureum, a single genomic region encodes these proteins:
- a CDS encoding WD40/YVTN/BNR-like repeat-containing protein codes for MSNQYLSRSSQFVMLFVSWILGITANTTLAQKIELAQLKQLNYRHIGPVGNRISTVSGIAGNPLVYFAGAASGGIWRTVDGGMTWKPVLDDKPVHSIGSITVAPSDPQIVWAGTGEPHIRSNVSVGDGVWKSVDGGSSWQNMGLNLTGRISRVIVNPTNPDIVYAAAQGHSYAPQKEKGIYRTTDGGKNWTQVLFVNDSTGASDLVMDPTNPRILFAGMWQLDIKTWGRQSGGKGSGIFMSRDGGTTWNRLSGNGLPKLAVGKIALTMSKADPQKIYALIETADGVPPPGVKEAETGELWRSDDGGTNWNLVSYEQTLGSRGAYYTRCQVSPDNADELVVLAEAYNVSKDGGKTFQKSSGISVPNWDHHELWIDPTDGNRQAVAGDGGVSISYNRGKTWLRIQLPVAQLYHVTTDNRIPYNVYANRQDGPSSRLPSRYYGTDYHFNGIPRGEWLDVGGGESGFATPDPVDPSIVWSSASGSGAGGGIVVRFNEKNRQFRQVEVWPEATFGSPAKDVKYRFQWTFPLLISPHDRNTVYVTSQNVHKTTNGGQSWQVISPDLTLNDKSKQGISGGLTPDNIGVEYGCVIYAFDESPIQKGVLWAGSNDGLVHVSVDGGTNWQNVTANIKGLPPLGTVRNIDASKWKVGKAYLTVDFHQLGNFESYVYKTEDFGKTWVKIIEGIPQNTLSYVCNIREDPAKPGLLYLGTENALYISFNDGAHWQSLMTNLPAAPMYWLAVQENFNDLVVGTYGRGIWILDDITPLRQLTPEVTASAAHLFAPRSAYRFRPMTYPYSMFDDPSAGENPPVGAPLNYWLSAEATDSLTITISDANKMVIRKLHHKGKVGINRLWWDLREDPSTAIIARNKPINAHWINLGDKRAKPALAASRGFSPLVRPGIYTVTLTVGDKTYSQTIKVLKDPTSEGSETDITAQYEFVSTIKKDLNSIADQVNQLEWTRRQLADLKDMIADKKDIDEAKKDIDSLSARLIAVEEQFMQLKMPSGIRWNSQTTEKLMYLASAVETADFPPAQQHLEVYQILKKRLQENQTMAQKLIQTELPAFVERMKKYNLYSPIVIETN; via the coding sequence ATGTCAAACCAATACCTGTCTCGCTCTAGTCAGTTTGTAATGCTGTTTGTCAGTTGGATATTGGGAATAACAGCTAACACAACCCTCGCGCAAAAAATAGAGTTAGCCCAGCTAAAACAACTTAATTATCGACATATAGGCCCGGTCGGAAATCGAATCAGCACGGTAAGCGGTATTGCAGGGAATCCGCTTGTTTACTTTGCCGGTGCAGCATCAGGAGGTATCTGGAGGACCGTGGATGGGGGTATGACCTGGAAACCGGTACTCGATGACAAGCCCGTTCATTCAATTGGTTCCATTACGGTAGCTCCATCAGATCCCCAAATTGTATGGGCAGGTACTGGCGAGCCCCACATCCGCTCTAACGTTTCCGTTGGCGATGGTGTCTGGAAATCCGTCGACGGTGGCAGCAGTTGGCAAAACATGGGTCTTAACCTAACCGGCCGCATCAGCCGCGTGATCGTTAATCCCACCAATCCCGACATCGTGTATGCTGCCGCCCAGGGTCATAGCTATGCGCCACAAAAGGAAAAAGGTATCTATCGTACTACGGACGGAGGGAAAAACTGGACTCAGGTTTTGTTTGTCAATGACAGTACGGGGGCTTCTGACCTGGTTATGGACCCCACCAATCCACGGATTTTGTTTGCTGGAATGTGGCAACTGGATATCAAAACCTGGGGCCGTCAGAGTGGAGGAAAAGGCAGTGGTATTTTTATGTCCCGTGATGGCGGAACTACCTGGAATCGATTATCCGGCAATGGATTACCCAAACTGGCTGTTGGCAAGATCGCCCTTACCATGTCGAAGGCAGATCCGCAGAAAATCTATGCCTTGATTGAAACGGCAGATGGCGTTCCACCTCCGGGTGTAAAAGAAGCTGAAACGGGTGAACTATGGCGTTCTGATGATGGAGGGACAAACTGGAACCTGGTTAGCTATGAGCAGACACTTGGAAGCCGGGGTGCGTATTACACCCGTTGCCAAGTATCGCCCGATAATGCCGACGAGCTGGTTGTGTTGGCCGAAGCTTATAATGTTTCCAAAGACGGGGGTAAAACATTCCAGAAATCATCCGGGATCAGTGTTCCTAACTGGGACCACCATGAACTCTGGATTGACCCAACCGATGGAAATCGGCAGGCAGTAGCGGGTGATGGTGGCGTATCTATTTCCTATAATCGGGGGAAAACCTGGCTTCGGATTCAACTGCCCGTTGCGCAACTGTACCACGTAACAACTGACAATCGAATTCCTTACAATGTATATGCAAATCGTCAGGATGGACCGTCTTCGCGCTTACCAAGTCGATATTATGGTACAGACTATCATTTCAACGGTATTCCACGGGGCGAATGGCTCGATGTGGGCGGTGGAGAAAGTGGCTTTGCTACCCCTGATCCGGTCGACCCCAGTATTGTTTGGTCCAGTGCATCCGGATCGGGTGCTGGTGGCGGAATAGTGGTACGGTTTAACGAAAAGAATCGTCAGTTCAGACAGGTAGAGGTCTGGCCGGAAGCCACGTTTGGCTCACCTGCCAAGGATGTAAAGTATCGTTTTCAGTGGACCTTTCCATTGCTAATTTCTCCGCATGATCGCAATACAGTTTATGTGACTAGTCAAAATGTCCATAAAACGACGAATGGCGGGCAAAGCTGGCAGGTAATCAGTCCCGATCTAACACTGAACGATAAAAGTAAACAAGGCATTTCGGGTGGGCTCACTCCTGACAACATAGGTGTTGAATACGGTTGTGTGATCTATGCCTTCGACGAGTCACCGATTCAAAAAGGAGTACTCTGGGCGGGGAGTAACGATGGCCTGGTGCATGTAAGTGTAGATGGTGGTACCAATTGGCAGAATGTAACGGCTAACATCAAAGGCCTGCCTCCGTTGGGAACGGTTCGCAATATCGATGCATCGAAATGGAAAGTGGGCAAAGCCTATCTTACTGTCGACTTCCATCAGCTAGGGAACTTTGAGTCGTACGTGTATAAGACAGAAGATTTTGGCAAAACCTGGGTCAAAATAATCGAAGGAATTCCGCAAAATACCTTGAGCTATGTCTGTAACATTCGGGAAGATCCCGCTAAGCCCGGCCTGCTCTATCTAGGCACAGAAAATGCACTTTATATCTCCTTTAATGATGGAGCTCACTGGCAGTCTCTCATGACAAATTTACCGGCGGCCCCTATGTATTGGCTGGCCGTTCAGGAAAACTTCAACGATTTAGTAGTGGGTACTTACGGACGGGGAATCTGGATATTGGACGATATTACTCCCTTACGGCAACTGACACCTGAGGTGACGGCTTCAGCAGCTCACCTATTTGCACCCAGGTCTGCCTATCGGTTCCGGCCAATGACATATCCATATTCTATGTTCGATGATCCATCGGCTGGTGAAAACCCACCAGTAGGCGCTCCCCTTAACTACTGGCTGTCTGCTGAGGCAACTGATAGTCTGACCATTACGATTAGTGATGCCAATAAAATGGTAATCCGTAAACTGCATCACAAAGGCAAAGTGGGCATAAATCGGTTGTGGTGGGATTTACGAGAAGACCCATCCACGGCCATTATTGCCCGTAATAAACCCATCAATGCTCATTGGATAAACTTGGGAGATAAGCGTGCTAAACCGGCACTGGCTGCTTCCCGAGGATTTTCACCTCTGGTCAGGCCAGGCATCTACACGGTTACCCTAACGGTTGGTGATAAGACATACAGCCAAACGATAAAGGTGCTGAAAGACCCCACTTCCGAAGGATCGGAAACCGACATTACAGCGCAGTACGAATTTGTGTCAACTATTAAAAAAGACCTTAACTCCATTGCTGACCAGGTTAATCAGCTTGAGTGGACACGCCGACAATTGGCCGATTTGAAGGACATGATTGCGGATAAAAAAGACATCGATGAGGCCAAAAAAGACATCGATAGTTTGTCCGCCAGGTTAATAGCTGTAGAAGAACAATTTATGCAGTTGAAAATGCCGAGTGGTATTCGCTGGAATTCACAGACAACCGAAAAGTTGATGTACCTGGCTTCTGCCGTTGAAACCGCCGACTTTCCACCAGCCCAACAACACCTGGAGGTTTACCAGATTCTGAAGAAACGCCTTCAGGAAAACCAGACGATGGCTCAGAAACTCATTCAAACAGAGTTACCGGCCTTCGTAGAACGAATGAAAAAATACAATCTGTATTCACCAATCGTCATTGAAACAAATTGA